In Macaca nemestrina isolate mMacNem1 chromosome 14, mMacNem.hap1, whole genome shotgun sequence, the sequence aatctaggcagaggttcccaaacctcagttcttgacttctgtgcacccacaggctcaacactacATGGAAGATGCCAAGGCTTGGgccttgcaccctctgaagccaaggcctgagctgtaccttggccccttttagccatagctagagcagctgggatgcagggtaaCAAGTCCCtgggctgcacacagcagggggaccctgggcctggcccacgaaaccattttttcctcctaggcccccaggcttgtgatgggaggcactgctgcaaaggtctctgacatgccctgcagacattttccccatgtcTGGGGGAACATGGTGATTAatatttggctccttgttacttatgcaaatttctgcagcaggcttgaatttatcctcagaaaatgggtttttcttttctatctcatcgtcaggctgcaaattttccaaacttttatgctctgtttcccttttaaaactgaatgcttttaacagcacccaagtcacttcatgaatactttgctgcttagaaacttcttctgccagataccctaaatcatctccctcaagttcaaagttccacaaatctctagggcaggggcaaaatgcagccagtctttttgctaaaacatagcaagagtcacctttactccagtaccaaacaagttcctcatctctatctgagaccacctcagcctggatttcatgtccatatcattatcagaattttggtcaaagccatttaacaagtctctaggaagttccaaactttcccacgttTTCCTCTgatccctccaaactgttccaacctctgcctgttacccagttccaaagttgcttccacatttttgggtatttacagcagcaccccactctactggtatcaATTTAtagtattagttcattttcacagtgctgataaagacataaccaagactgggtaattataaagaaaaagaggtttactgAACTaaaagttccacatggctggggaggcctcacaatcatgacagaaaggcacgtcttacatggcggcagacaagagagaatgagagccaagcgaaaggggaaaccccttaaaaataatcagatctcatgagacctattCGCTACTACCAGAACAGTATGGTGGAAACTGCTCCCATatttcaattacctcccactgggtccttcccacaacacatggcaattatgggagctacaattcaagatgagttttaggtggggacacagccaaagcatatcaggTGGGGAAAGGGCTGCATTCTCTAGGGGGTAGGGGACTGGTTTTGCTACTAGAGCTGTTGATAGAAGCTAAAGTTCACCCTGTTTCCCACTTACCCTCTCTGGCATGCCACTTTTCTCCAGACTCAGCTGCAAAGTCAGAAAAAACTCACTCTGACTGAGGTTGCTCTTAGAAAGAGAAATGGctagcatggtggcttatgcctgtaatcccaacaattcaggaggccaaggtaggtggatcacgaggtcaggagtttgagactagcctggccaacatggtgaaaccccgtttctattaaaaaatacaaaaagccaggcatagtgatgcacgtctgtaatctcagctactcaggaggctgaggcaggagaatcgcttgaacctaggatgggttggttgcagtcagctgagattgcgccactgcactccaacctgggtgatagagcaagactccatcttggggaaaaaaagagagagagagaaaatggctGAGATGAAAGACCTTCCCATCTGTTTATTGGTAGTTGTCAGCGTGTGCATGTAGCCTGTGTTCAGAAGCACAGACCATCAGAATAAGAACATCACTCCCTTCTAGACCACACCCCAGGCACATGTGCAGGGAGTGAGGCAGCTGAGGAATCTTAAAAGGGCTATTTAATTTCCTACTAGAGTCCCAGGAAAACCACCTGGGAGGAGGCTGGCTCAGCAATCAGAGCCTCAAATTTGCTCCATGCCCCCCCTCCAGTTTATCCAGCCTCAGAAAGGTTGTGTTCATTTCATAGATCAGGGACccatgatttgtgtgtgtgtctctctctccccccctcccccacaaacacacacacacacgcacacacacacttgagTTAAGGCACAAAGTCTGGCCTGCATAGCCCTGCAAGTCCGTTTCCATCAGGCACATCTGGCCCAGGGCTGAGGCCATGTATGTACACAAATGGGTGAGTGCAGTGTTAGAAGTCTCTTCACAAATAAGGAACATGATGATGGCTCTGTGCTAAGCCCAGTCCTCCTGTTCCCTGGGAGGGGATCTCTTGCCTCCTAGTCAGTTAGCCAAACACCTTCTCCCCAGATGGACTGGGACCAAATCAGCCACAGTTCAGGTGAGTGCTGGGGACTCAGGGCCTGACTTCTAACACTAAGAAAGCACACTTTCTAAGTGTGGTGGGGGCTATTTGGGGACCTTAAATAAGATCAAGTCCCCACCTCAGATGGAAAAAGATGGCCACCAAAGCCAGGATGGAGAGGTTTCTCTTTGTGCTTTGAAAGCTCAACCATGTATAACAGGAACAGAGCTGACCTTTTTCCTCTAAGCTCTCTGGCTTCCACCCCAGGGAAGAGGTTTCTGCAGACTGGTGTGAGTGTGGGGGTGGAAAGGGCACAGTCAGGATTGTGCGTTGGAGCAGGAGATTGCTTCAGTGCCCCCTCCCCAGACCCCACCCTTAGCAGCTGCTTCCAGCACATTTAGGTCAGCAACCACTTAATGGGTGGCATAGAGGTGGAGGTTCTTGGGAGCACATGGTGCGGGTGTGACAGAGGGTTCGAGGTCTGCATGAAGGCTGGGAGCTGTGCGGTTACTGGGCCCTGGGCTGGGTCAGGACGCCCAGGTAAAGTAGGCGATCTCATCCAGGTCGACCGGGTAATCCGTGAGCAGCACCGGCGTCTTGTCGAAAAGCTCACCCTTGTAGCTGCGCCACTTGCCGGCGGGCAAATAGACGTCACGCTCCTGCTTGCCCGGCTCCAGCACCGGGGCCACAAGCAGCGTGTCCCCAATAAGGAACTGAGAGTCTATGCGGTGAGCTGTCTCATCGCCGGGCGCAATCCACCAAAGGGGGCGCACAATGGGGTCACCCGTGTCGGTGACCTCGCCCGCCAGCTCAAGCAACAGCGGCGCCACAAGCGAGGCCCGCAGGGCGGCGAACTTCTGCGCGATGGCCACCACTTCCGCGTCGTAGCGCCAGGGCGGGATAGAGAACTGCATGGCTGGCATAAAAGCGGCCACTTCCAGCCAGCGAATGTAGAGCTCGCGCTCGGGCACATCGCCACCGGCTGTACGCTGGGGCACAGCGTTGCCGCCCACCATATCGGGTAGGATGAATGGGTAGCCCAGCATGCTGACGGTGAGCACCGCAGGAATGAGTGAGCGCAGCCCCAGGTCGTAGCCCCACACAGAGTCACGATCAACCAGGCGAAAGAAGCAGGAGATGTTCTGTGACTGGTAGCCCACGCGCACCTCTGCCAGCGAGAAGAAGGGTAGCGCCATCTCAGTGTAGCGCCGGCTCCAGACGCTGGGGTCCGGCAGCGGCCGGTAGGTGCTGAAGTCCCGCGGCAGGTAGCTGACCTCACCCGCGTCGAACTTGAAGGAAGCCACGGAGTAGCGAGAGCGCAGCCTCCGCAGGTGTCCCTGGAACCAGTCGCGGGCTTTTGGGTGCGTGAAGTCGAGCACCGCGCCGATGCCGTTCCACCAGCGCACCAGCGCGGGTAACCGGCCCGTGGGTTCGCGCACGAACAGCTCGCGCTCCACGCCCTCCCCGAAGCGCGACGAGTTGTAGTTGACAAACGGATGCACCCAGAGTGTGACACGGAAGCCGGCATCGCGCAGGCGGCGGAACATGTCACTGGCGTTGGGGAATTTGACCTCGTCAAAGTCGAAGTCGCCATAAGCAGGTGTGTACATGTCGTCGATTTCCAGGTGGCTGCTGTTGAAGTGGTGCTGGCGGATCTGTTGGGCAAAACGCAGCACCTTGTCCTGGTCCACGGCGCGCCCGTACAGCGCCCACGTGGACCAAATGGGGTCTCGGAAGGCCTCGGGTGCTGGCACCCTCGACGGCTTGTTGAAGTAGCGGCGCACCATGTACTTGTGGATGGAGGTGACGTCCGAGCCCACGCACACTCGGTAGCTCAGCTCTGGCGCTGCAGCGCTGCCGGCGTGTGGCTTGTAGGGCGTGTTGTGGTAGCGCGCCTGAAGCCGCAGCGAGCGCTCCGTGCCGTTCCAGCCCAGGTGGAAGGGCACCGAGTCGTTGACTTTGATGGCGGCCGCACGCGAAGATAGCCAGTAGCGCTCGAGGATGCCCCCAAATGCGGCATCGGAGGAGTAGACATCGCTTGTGACGAACGGCTGGGGCTCCTGTTGGCCTTCCAGGCGGATGGGCCAGTGTTGCGTCCTCATCTCAGCGCCACCATACCAGTGGGCTGCGGCGTCGCCCAAGAACATGGCGTGCTCCACTGCCCGGCCCGGCGCCGCCTCCTCCCAGCGCACGCGGTAGCACATCACTGTGTCCTTGGGCCGCACGGTCTGGATGAAGAAGTGCAGCGGCCGCCCATCGGCCGTGAGCGAGCAGCCCAGCAGGGCGCCATCGCGACTGCAGGAGTCGAGGTCCAGGGCGCCGGAGCGGAAGGCCAGGCGGAAGACCTGCTCTCCCTTCTGGTTGCGGATAGAGAAGCCGCCAGCGTTGAGGTCCAGCAGCTCCGCACGAAGTCGCTCCGCCTTGCGTAGGGAGACGCTGTAGTAGCACCAGGCCACCACCGCGGCCAGCACAAGCAGCAGCCCCAGAACCGCAGAGCCCAGCAGCGGTTTCAGTTCTTTGGAAGGCTTGGGCTTGGCAGGCGAGAAGTTGTCGGGCAGGAAGGTGTACATAGCTGCGGCTGCGATGGCCTCGGGGTTCTGACGGTCTGTGTAGCAGCCAGACCGGCGGCGGCGGGGATAGGCCTGGCTCTTCTCCTGAGGATTCTGGAGCATTAGTGGGCTGCTAAGAAAGGAGTGGGCCGTGGGGCTATCTGACCGAGCTCATCTCAACCTGCtctggaaggaggagagagagatagaaCTGAGCTTTCTCATCCCATGATATTTCCATTTGCTGCTGCAAGCTACGAGGAGGTGTATACTTTGGGAAGGTGAATACTGGAACCTGAGGGCTTGACGAGTTTCAAAGGTGAGACCCTTACTGGGACAATCTGTGTCTAACCCACCCTTTCTCATGGGTCCTAATGCTTGCCCAAATTCGGAGTCTGTGACTGGGGGGTGGTGCATGCGACTGGGAGATGGCACACATCCTTATTTTCCCAGTGGAAAAAAGAACCCTGAGAGGGTCAGGAAGCTTTCCAGGATCACGGGATAAGCCAGGCCTCCCCGGATCACACATGGGGCCGTTCGGGCTGAAGAGATGGGGAAGGAGCTAGAGAAGTCCTGCTCTCCTAGAGGTGTGGatggctggggtgggagagggtgCATTGTCCAGCCAGCTccttgagacttttttttttttttttttttttttgagatggagcctccctctatcacccagactggagtgcagtggtgtgatctcagctcactgtaacctctgcctcttgggttcaagtgattctcctgcctcagcctcccgagtagctgggattaaaggcgcacaccaccatacccagctaatttttgtatttttgttagagatggggtttccccatggtggtcaggctggcctcgaactcatgacctcaggtgatccacttgcctccataattgctgggattacaggtgttagccacctcGCCTGGTTCCCCTGGAGACTTAACAGGATGGTAGGCTAGCTTCCCTGTCCCCAGAgcggggagaggaggaaggaagggagaacaGCTCAGGAATGTGTTTTTATCCTGAGTCAAAAGCCTGATGAAATCTGGAGATTAAAGAAGACACCCAAAGCCAGACTTAGTCCCAGGGCCTGGTTTGGAGGGAGGTAGAGTTGGGTTCAGACATTAGGGCCTGGGGCAGGAGCCTGGCATGGGGGCCAGTTGTTTCTCACATCTGCTTCTCTTTGCCCTCAAACTCACCCTGCTGTCAGCCATCCATCACCAAATCCAtttccctgcctgccttcctgctcTGCTCCTGGCACCACATCTGTGGGCCAGCTACTTCCTAGCTCTGTTTCACCCACTGTCCTGTTTCTGTCATAGTTTGGGCGCTGTCACTTTTCCCCTGTATTACTGAACGCTTCCCCCAACAggcctctctgcctctttctcacCAGTGCCTTCTGATCACAGCAACCATAGTGATCTTTCTACAGCACTTGTCAAACTACGTCTATCCCTAGCTTCGAGAGCTGCTCATTACTTCCATGATGAAATTTAAAAGTGCTTTGCATTGGAGGCATGATGTGTTCTCAGCTACTGTTCTGATTCCATTTCCAGCCAGTCCTATCTTGTGATTACCAAGCTCATTCCTTCCCCAGCCTAAATCCTTTAGGCCACCTGCTTAAGGAGATTTCACCCACCTAGCTTCGGCCAATGCACCTCCTCCACCTACCTGCTTTCCAGGGATCGGACACCCACCACTACCACTAACACACATAAACTCTGACATACTATATGCTAAACATCCAGATATGAGGCCATGCATGGtcctcgtgcctgtaatcctagcactttgggaggccaaggagggtggatcgcttgagctcaggagtttgagaccagcctgagcaacatggtgaaaccctgtctctaccaaaaataaaaaaaataaaaaaaattaaaatagccgggcatggtgttgcacacctgtagttccagctacttgggggactgaggtgggaggatcacttgagcccaggaggtcgaggctgcagtaagctgagattgtgccactgcactccagcctgggtgacaaaacaaaacaaaacaaaacaaaacaaaaaacaaacaacaacaacaacaacaaaaacagatatGACTGCAGGGAAACACAGGCTCAGGGGAAGAATTGTGTCCTACTCTGCCACTCAAGGCCACTGACCGTTCCTGTCTCAGGCTTCAGAGCAGAGTCCAACAAAGAAATAGCACCACCCAGGTGCACACACTTGCATACACACAGCCAGACAGTTGGTTGCCCAACTGCTCCAgctcagaggaagagaaagagactggCAAATAATAATTAGCCTCCTCCCAGATGCCAGTGTCTGTCTCTAAGTCCCCAGGGACTTCCAAGGGGATGCCGGAACTACTCAGGTTTTTCACTTCCCCCATGCAAGAATGTAAGGTGTAGAGCAGAATTTGATCCTACATGTCAATACACAGCTCCTCCCATAGGCACTCCCCACATGGTGCTAGCTCAGGGCCTCATTCTCAGTGCCCTCTGCCCCCAGCTGCCTAAGCTTGTCTGGAACAGACTCTTATTCCCTTTCTCTCAGTCTACAACGACTTAGCTTTCCTCCCCATTCCTGTATAGATACAGCTTAGAAAACCCCTCCTGGAAAATGCAGCCAGTGGCCTTTAGCTGATGCCCTCAAGCTGAGCAGAACCCAAAGAAGGCCTTAGGTGGTTCAGATCATACCTGTGagtttatattcattcattcaagataACCAAAGCCCCATTCTGGGCACCAAGGAAATAAGGAGAGAGGGGGTCAGTATCTGAAGAGGAGAGAGACTTCCTCATCCTCAAAACTTTCATATGAAGTCAGCCTATCTCATGAGGCCTGGAGGCAGGAAGAGGCCACCAAGGTGGATTCAAAAGCCTTTCCAATAGTTAGGTTTTGAGAATCTTAATTTTCTGGAATCTGACGTTCTTTGATGAAAGACAGAAGCCCACAGGACTGGGCACCCACCCACCCCAGGCACCATGATAGTGTCCCAAATGCCACCACAGCATCCAGTTCTGTCGACAATGTGGAACAGCAGACATAGTACAGtgaccattttacagatgaggaaacgtgGCCCAAACAGAAAAAGGAACTTGTCTGAAGTTAGCCAGGTAGCAAGGCTGCCTGGATCTAAAATCCCAGCTCAGCTCCCCACAGTGTTAAGTTTTAGGAGATGGGAGATAACGATCTGACCTGGCTGCCTGAATGCAGTAGCAGAAAGGAGCCCTGGGGCTGAGCTGGTGGGACCGGCTTCCATCAGATGGGCATGGTGAGGCCTGTCTTTCCAA encodes:
- the MYORG gene encoding myogenesis-regulating glycosidase; translated protein: MLQNPQEKSQAYPRRRRSGCYTDRQNPEAIAAAAMYTFLPDNFSPAKPKPSKELKPLLGSAVLGLLLVLAAVVAWCYYSVSLRKAERLRAELLDLNAGGFSIRNQKGEQVFRLAFRSGALDLDSCSRDGALLGCSLTADGRPLHFFIQTVRPKDTVMCYRVRWEEAAPGRAVEHAMFLGDAAAHWYGGAEMRTQHWPIRLEGQQEPQPFVTSDVYSSDAAFGGILERYWLSSRAAAIKVNDSVPFHLGWNGTERSLRLQARYHNTPYKPHAGSAAAPELSYRVCVGSDVTSIHKYMVRRYFNKPSRVPAPEAFRDPIWSTWALYGRAVDQDKVLRFAQQIRQHHFNSSHLEIDDMYTPAYGDFDFDEVKFPNASDMFRRLRDAGFRVTLWVHPFVNYNSSRFGEGVERELFVREPTGRLPALVRWWNGIGAVLDFTHPKARDWFQGHLRRLRSRYSVASFKFDAGEVSYLPRDFSTYRPLPDPSVWSRRYTEMALPFFSLAEVRVGYQSQNISCFFRLVDRDSVWGYDLGLRSLIPAVLTVSMLGYPFILPDMVGGNAVPQRTAGGDVPERELYIRWLEVAAFMPAMQFSIPPWRYDAEVVAIAQKFAALRASLVAPLLLELAGEVTDTGDPIVRPLWWIAPGDETAHRIDSQFLIGDTLLVAPVLEPGKQERDVYLPAGKWRSYKGELFDKTPVLLTDYPVDLDEIAYFTWAS